Proteins from one Mesorhizobium sp. M9A.F.Ca.ET.002.03.1.2 genomic window:
- a CDS encoding pseudoazurin → MKLSILAAAISILALAGGASAEEHVVQMLNKGEKGAMVFQPAFVQAAPGDTVKFVPTDKTHDAQSIKGMIPDGAEPFKGKTNEEITVTLTQEGVYGVKCAPHYGMGMVALIAVGKPVNLDAATAVKHTGKAKKVFADLLSQVPAN, encoded by the coding sequence ATGAAGCTCTCTATCCTGGCTGCCGCAATCTCCATCCTCGCGCTCGCCGGCGGCGCAAGCGCTGAGGAGCATGTGGTGCAGATGCTCAACAAGGGCGAAAAAGGCGCGATGGTCTTCCAGCCGGCCTTCGTCCAGGCTGCGCCCGGTGACACCGTCAAGTTCGTACCGACCGACAAGACCCACGACGCCCAGTCGATCAAGGGCATGATCCCGGATGGCGCAGAACCGTTCAAGGGAAAAACGAACGAGGAAATCACCGTCACGCTGACCCAGGAGGGTGTCTACGGCGTCAAATGCGCGCCTCACTACGGCATGGGCATGGTCGCGCTGATCGCTGTCGGCAAGCCGGTCAACCTCGATGCGGCCACGGCGGTCAAGCATACCGGGAAAGCAAAGAAGGTGTTCGCGGATCTGCTCAGCCAGGTTCCGGCCAACTGA
- a CDS encoding phosphomannomutase/phosphoglucomutase, with protein MPLKIVSEARPNTFEFETSALIKPSGFREYDARWWFGHPASAEPPELNLIGVQALGMGLGTLIRRLGAGPDIVTGHDFRSYSLAIKLALVSGLMAAGARVRDIGLALSPMAYFAQFALDAPSVAMVTASHNENGWSGVKMGAARPLTFGPEEMSALKTIVLAGDFDLVGGGSYDFVPDFRKTYLDDLTRDKRISRKLKVVAACGNGTAGAFAPEALERIGCEVIPLDVELDHTFPNYNPNPEDMKMLHAIRDKVLETGADVGLGFDGDGDRCGVVDNEGNEIFADKVGVMLARDIVRLYPGSTFVVDVKSTGLFNTDAALRADGAVTDYWKTGHSYIKRRVAELGAIAGFEKSGHFFFNPPIGRGYDDGLITAIAICQMLDRSPTSSMADLYRDLPLTFGTPTMSPHCADELKYGVVERVVSDFQAMKQDGAIFAGQKIAELITVNGVRVVAEDGTWGLVRASSNKPELVVVVESPVSSERRRQMFEAVDAVLRRSPEVGAYNQTF; from the coding sequence TTGCCCCTGAAGATCGTTAGCGAAGCCCGTCCCAACACCTTCGAGTTCGAAACCTCGGCGCTGATCAAGCCGTCCGGCTTTCGTGAGTATGATGCGCGCTGGTGGTTCGGCCACCCGGCCTCGGCGGAGCCGCCGGAGCTCAACCTGATCGGTGTCCAGGCGCTCGGCATGGGGCTCGGCACGCTGATCCGGCGCCTGGGCGCCGGGCCGGATATCGTGACCGGACATGATTTCCGTTCCTATTCACTGGCGATCAAGCTGGCGCTGGTTTCCGGACTGATGGCCGCCGGCGCGCGGGTTAGAGATATCGGGCTGGCGCTGTCGCCGATGGCCTATTTCGCCCAGTTCGCGCTCGACGCGCCGTCCGTCGCCATGGTCACCGCTTCGCACAACGAGAACGGCTGGAGCGGCGTCAAGATGGGGGCTGCGCGTCCCCTGACCTTCGGTCCGGAGGAAATGAGCGCATTGAAGACGATCGTGCTTGCGGGCGACTTCGATCTTGTCGGCGGCGGCTCGTATGACTTCGTTCCGGATTTCCGCAAAACCTACCTGGACGACCTGACCCGGGACAAGCGCATATCGAGGAAGCTCAAGGTGGTCGCCGCTTGTGGCAACGGCACCGCCGGGGCCTTTGCGCCTGAGGCGCTGGAACGGATCGGTTGCGAGGTGATCCCGCTGGATGTCGAGCTCGATCATACGTTTCCGAACTACAATCCCAACCCCGAAGACATGAAGATGCTGCACGCGATTCGCGACAAGGTGCTGGAAACAGGGGCCGATGTCGGACTTGGCTTCGACGGCGACGGCGACCGCTGCGGCGTAGTCGACAATGAAGGCAACGAGATCTTCGCCGACAAGGTCGGCGTCATGCTCGCGCGCGACATCGTGCGCCTTTATCCGGGTTCGACCTTCGTCGTCGACGTCAAGTCGACCGGATTGTTCAACACCGATGCCGCGTTGCGCGCCGATGGCGCCGTCACCGACTACTGGAAGACCGGCCACTCCTATATAAAGCGGCGCGTGGCCGAACTCGGCGCCATCGCCGGTTTCGAGAAATCCGGTCATTTCTTCTTCAACCCGCCGATCGGGCGCGGCTATGACGATGGTCTCATCACAGCCATCGCTATCTGCCAGATGCTCGATCGCAGCCCGACGAGCAGCATGGCCGATCTCTATCGCGACCTGCCGCTGACCTTCGGCACGCCGACCATGTCACCGCACTGCGCCGACGAGCTGAAATATGGCGTCGTCGAGCGTGTCGTGTCCGACTTCCAGGCGATGAAGCAGGACGGCGCCATCTTCGCCGGCCAGAAGATCGCCGAGCTGATCACCGTCAACGGCGTTCGCGTCGTTGCAGAGGACGGCACCTGGGGTCTGGTGCGGGCGTCATCGAACAAGCCGGAGCTTGTCGTGGTGGTGGAAAGCCCAGTGTCGTCCGAGCGGCGCCGGCAAATGTTCGAAGCCGTCGATGCGGTGCTGCGCCGCAGCCCGGAGGTCGGCGCCTACAACCAGACTTTCTAG
- a CDS encoding NnrS family protein — MGIPRLRAYSGPAFLSYGFRPFFFLGALQAGLSVVLWLPIYAGELDAHSALVPVDWHVHEMLFGYLPAIVTGFLLTAIPNWTGRLPVQGPPLLALVVLWIAGRAAAFFSADIGWAAAAVIDVAFLLAVTAAAAREIVAGRNWRNLKVLLPLAVLACANGAFHVEAHLQGISDISRRLGIAAAIILISLIGGRIIPSFTRNWLVRENPGRLPAPFDRFDMASIAVSIAALGAWTVIPDSNISGLLMAIAAICQAWRLSRWAGERTTRDPLVLVLHVAYAFVPVGLALVSASIFFPDAVPAAAGFHALGAGAIGSMTLAVMARATLGHTGRELKARRGTLFVFAAILLAGSSRTLGAFVPYDAVIHLAGAAWVAAFAGFILVYGTALMTPRAR, encoded by the coding sequence ATGGGAATTCCACGTCTTCGGGCCTACTCCGGGCCTGCGTTTCTTTCTTACGGATTCAGGCCGTTCTTTTTCCTCGGGGCGCTTCAGGCCGGGCTCTCCGTCGTGCTTTGGCTGCCAATTTATGCGGGTGAACTCGATGCTCACAGTGCGCTTGTTCCGGTCGATTGGCATGTGCACGAGATGCTGTTCGGCTATCTGCCGGCGATCGTTACCGGGTTCCTGCTGACCGCGATCCCGAACTGGACCGGCCGGCTGCCCGTGCAAGGTCCACCATTGCTGGCACTGGTTGTTCTCTGGATTGCCGGACGCGCCGCCGCCTTCTTCTCGGCGGATATCGGCTGGGCAGCAGCCGCTGTGATCGACGTGGCGTTTCTGCTTGCGGTCACGGCTGCGGCGGCCCGCGAAATCGTCGCGGGAAGGAACTGGCGCAATCTCAAAGTGTTGCTGCCGCTCGCCGTTCTGGCCTGCGCCAACGGTGCGTTCCACGTGGAGGCGCATCTGCAGGGCATATCGGACATCAGCCGCAGGCTCGGCATTGCCGCGGCGATCATCCTCATCTCGCTCATCGGCGGGCGCATCATTCCAAGCTTCACGCGCAACTGGCTCGTCCGCGAAAACCCGGGCAGGCTTCCGGCGCCCTTCGATCGTTTTGACATGGCGTCGATCGCCGTCTCCATCGCCGCGCTGGGAGCATGGACGGTCATCCCGGACAGCAATATCTCCGGATTGCTCATGGCGATCGCCGCAATCTGCCAGGCATGGCGTTTGTCGCGCTGGGCGGGAGAGCGCACCACGCGGGATCCGCTCGTGCTCGTGCTCCATGTCGCATACGCCTTTGTGCCGGTCGGTCTTGCCTTGGTCTCGGCGTCGATATTCTTTCCCGACGCGGTGCCCGCGGCGGCGGGATTCCACGCCCTTGGCGCCGGCGCGATCGGCTCGATGACGCTCGCCGTAATGGCTCGCGCAACGCTCGGACACACGGGGCGCGAGCTCAAGGCAAGAAGAGGAACGTTGTTTGTCTTCGCGGCCATCCTTCTCGCGGGATCGTCGAGAACCCTGGGCGCCTTCGTCCCTTATGACGCGGTGATCCATCTGGCCGGCGCTGCATGGGTGGCGGCATTTGCCGGGTTCATCCTGGTCTATGGAACCGCGTTGATGACGCCAAGGGCGCGGTGA
- a CDS encoding SUMF1/EgtB/PvdO family nonheme iron enzyme, with protein sequence MAAAAVPVGLSIQAVGDWGGHRQSYPAAMTVSLLPGSIVYPVPGEFLKDGRPQRNPHLKREFNKPLEIMTYQVSAADYADCVAAGGCQPPQEARAIPDDAPVTGVSYFDADAYARWYSEATGDHWRLPSDEEWAFAAAERFTGEFEGVEDDANNPARRWLTSYKAEVALNRRPDPLPRSRGSFGVNSRGLADLSGNVWEWTSTCYVRATFAADGIGVAHSIDNCGVHVVEGFHRTYMSNFVSDGKSGGCAVGTPPDNLGFRLVRDRPGWAKRILSRLGII encoded by the coding sequence ATGGCGGCCGCAGCGGTTCCGGTGGGCTTGTCGATACAAGCCGTCGGCGATTGGGGTGGACATCGACAGTCCTACCCCGCGGCCATGACCGTTTCCCTGCTTCCCGGTTCGATCGTCTATCCCGTGCCGGGCGAGTTCCTGAAGGACGGGCGACCGCAACGCAATCCCCACCTTAAGCGGGAGTTCAACAAGCCTCTAGAGATCATGACCTATCAGGTCAGCGCGGCCGACTACGCGGACTGCGTGGCGGCCGGCGGATGCCAACCGCCACAGGAGGCACGCGCGATCCCGGACGATGCTCCCGTAACCGGAGTGAGCTATTTCGATGCCGACGCCTACGCGCGGTGGTATTCGGAGGCGACCGGCGATCACTGGCGGCTGCCATCCGACGAGGAGTGGGCGTTTGCCGCGGCGGAGCGCTTCACGGGCGAATTCGAGGGGGTGGAAGACGACGCCAACAACCCCGCCAGGCGTTGGCTTACCAGCTACAAGGCCGAGGTCGCACTCAATCGCAGGCCGGACCCCTTGCCGAGGAGCCGAGGCTCCTTCGGCGTGAATTCCCGGGGCCTCGCCGATCTTTCCGGCAACGTCTGGGAGTGGACATCGACATGCTATGTCCGCGCGACGTTCGCGGCAGATGGAATTGGTGTTGCGCATTCCATCGACAATTGCGGCGTCCATGTCGTCGAGGGATTTCACCGAACCTACATGTCGAACTTCGTCAGTGACGGCAAAAGCGGAGGCTGCGCCGTTGGGACGCCTCCCGACAATCTGGGGTTCAGGTTGGTGCGGGACCGACCGGGGTGGGCGAAAAGGATCCTCAGCCGCCTGGGGATCATCTGA
- a CDS encoding group III truncated hemoglobin has translation MAVNDRSRRTIVIDGAPLPDVLDETMVRSVVHGFYDEIRRDELLGPIFHDRIEPSDWPRHLAKMCDFWSATLLRTSRYEGRPLPPHLVIPGLGEAHFRRWLKLFRATVRRICPPEIAALFMDRALRIAHSFRLAVAFNHGETTMGIEPIVEKDL, from the coding sequence ATGGCCGTGAATGATCGGAGCAGGAGAACGATCGTCATCGACGGGGCCCCGTTGCCGGACGTGCTTGACGAGACCATGGTCCGCTCTGTGGTTCACGGCTTCTATGACGAAATTCGCCGCGACGAACTTCTCGGCCCAATTTTCCACGACAGGATCGAGCCTAGCGACTGGCCGCGCCATCTGGCGAAGATGTGCGACTTCTGGTCCGCGACACTGCTGCGGACGTCCCGATATGAAGGTCGGCCATTGCCGCCACACCTGGTGATTCCCGGCCTTGGCGAGGCGCATTTCCGGCGTTGGCTGAAGCTGTTTCGCGCAACGGTGCGCCGCATCTGCCCGCCCGAGATTGCAGCGCTGTTCATGGATCGCGCGCTGCGCATCGCTCACAGTTTCCGCCTCGCGGTCGCCTTCAACCACGGCGAGACCACGATGGGCATAGAACCAATCGTCGAGAAAGACCTGTGA
- a CDS encoding DUF1858 domain-containing protein — translation MNERGSIDPDMVVDEIMRKWPATVVVVLRYRMHCVGCPIGTFHTVAEACREHLINETDFLLDLETAVRAGR, via the coding sequence GTGAACGAGCGCGGTTCGATCGATCCCGACATGGTCGTCGACGAGATCATGCGGAAATGGCCGGCAACGGTGGTTGTGGTGCTGAGATACAGGATGCATTGTGTCGGTTGCCCGATCGGTACCTTCCATACCGTGGCTGAGGCGTGCCGCGAACATCTGATCAACGAGACGGATTTCCTGTTGGATCTGGAAACGGCTGTTCGAGCGGGCAGGTGA
- a CDS encoding Rrf2 family transcriptional regulator, whose product MRLTNFSDYALRMLMYAASADDRLITIEEVARTFNVSKTHLNKVANTLTRGGYLKAVRGRSGGLTLGRRPEMIRIGDIVRLTEPDFALVECFATGNQCVVTGSCKLSGMFGEAMIAFQSVLDGYTLADIILMPHDFLGGPPAPRGSGVALNRS is encoded by the coding sequence GTGCGGCTGACCAACTTCTCGGACTACGCCTTGAGGATGCTGATGTACGCCGCCTCTGCCGACGACCGCCTGATCACGATCGAGGAGGTCGCACGCACTTTCAACGTGTCCAAGACGCACCTCAACAAGGTCGCCAATACCCTGACGCGCGGTGGCTACCTGAAAGCGGTCCGCGGCCGTTCGGGTGGGCTTACCCTCGGGCGTCGGCCCGAGATGATCCGCATAGGCGATATCGTGCGCCTAACCGAGCCGGATTTCGCGCTTGTGGAGTGCTTCGCCACTGGAAACCAATGCGTGGTCACCGGCTCCTGCAAGCTTTCAGGCATGTTTGGCGAAGCGATGATCGCCTTCCAGAGCGTCCTCGACGGTTATACTCTGGCCGATATCATCCTGATGCCCCACGACTTTCTCGGCGGGCCGCCTGCGCCCCGCGGCTCCGGCGTGGCGCTAAACCGTAGCTAA
- the nirK gene encoding copper-containing nitrite reductase produces MLTRREALFGAAIGAAAVAAMPAFSATAAQADIGTLARERIKLVAPPFVHPHDQVAKGGPKIVEFTMTIEEKPVVIDADGTTLNAMTYNGSVPGPLMVVHQDDYVELTLINPDTNTLAHNIDFHAATGALGGGELTLVNPGEQVTLRFKATRTGTFVYHCAPGGSMIPWHVVSGMSGAIMVLPRDGLKNDEGKPVKYDNIFYIGENDFYIPRDEKGNFKSYETAGDGYDDVIRVMRGLIPTHVVFNGKAGSLTGDNAMKAKVGETVLIVHSQANRDTRPHLIGGHGDYVWEQGKFANPPAKDLETWFIRGGSAGAALYTFLQPGVYAYVNHNLIEAVELGATAHFMVEGEWNDDLMTQVEAPKPVATN; encoded by the coding sequence ATGCTCACGCGACGCGAAGCCCTCTTCGGCGCAGCGATTGGCGCGGCCGCCGTGGCGGCGATGCCCGCATTTTCCGCAACGGCCGCCCAGGCGGACATCGGCACGCTTGCCCGCGAGAGGATCAAGCTCGTGGCGCCGCCGTTCGTCCATCCGCACGATCAGGTTGCCAAGGGAGGCCCGAAGATCGTCGAATTCACCATGACGATCGAAGAGAAGCCTGTTGTCATCGACGCCGACGGCACGACGCTCAATGCGATGACCTACAACGGCTCGGTTCCCGGCCCGCTGATGGTTGTGCACCAGGACGATTACGTCGAACTGACGCTCATCAATCCGGATACCAACACGCTCGCCCACAACATCGATTTCCATGCCGCAACCGGAGCGCTGGGCGGCGGCGAACTCACGCTGGTCAATCCCGGCGAACAGGTGACCCTGCGCTTCAAGGCAACCCGAACGGGAACGTTCGTCTATCACTGCGCGCCCGGCGGCTCGATGATCCCCTGGCATGTCGTATCCGGCATGAGCGGCGCGATCATGGTCCTGCCGCGAGATGGCCTGAAGAACGACGAGGGCAAGCCGGTCAAATACGACAATATCTTCTATATCGGCGAGAACGACTTCTACATCCCGCGTGATGAGAAGGGCAACTTCAAGAGCTATGAAACGGCCGGCGACGGTTACGACGACGTGATAAGAGTGATGCGCGGACTGATTCCGACGCATGTGGTGTTCAACGGCAAGGCCGGGTCGTTGACCGGCGACAACGCGATGAAGGCGAAAGTCGGCGAAACGGTGTTGATCGTCCATTCGCAGGCCAATCGCGATACGCGCCCGCACCTGATCGGAGGACACGGCGACTACGTCTGGGAACAGGGCAAATTCGCCAACCCGCCGGCCAAGGATCTGGAAACCTGGTTCATTCGCGGCGGATCGGCGGGCGCGGCGCTCTACACCTTCCTGCAGCCGGGCGTCTACGCCTACGTCAACCACAATCTGATCGAGGCCGTGGAACTCGGAGCGACGGCTCATTTCATGGTCGAGGGCGAGTGGAATGACGACCTGATGACGCAGGTCGAGGCCCCGAAACCCGTCGCCACGAACTGA
- a CDS encoding NmrA/HSCARG family protein has translation MTTKQSVLVTGATGQQGGAVARALLSKGHRVKALTRKPDSDGARQLVSAGAEIVAGDLGDSASVVEAASDVDTMFLMGNSYEAGMAEETRQGILAADAAKTAGVGHLIYSSVADADKKTGIPHFESKYLVEQHVERLGIPYTISAPVAFMENVVAPWSIGTLSQGTHAFAMPAKRVLQLVALADIGAFVAALAERRERVFGKRFDFAGDELSGEDQAKILSQAIGRPIGYHEIPIAAARQQSEDAALMFEWFDRVGYDVDIAALHRDFQEVRWHSFADWARAFDWNVLVQSAT, from the coding sequence ATGACAACCAAACAAAGCGTTCTGGTTACCGGTGCCACCGGCCAGCAAGGCGGCGCGGTTGCGCGCGCCCTGCTGTCGAAGGGACATCGCGTCAAGGCACTGACCCGCAAGCCGGACAGCGATGGCGCACGGCAGCTGGTGTCGGCGGGTGCTGAAATCGTAGCCGGCGATCTCGGTGACTCGGCTTCCGTCGTGGAGGCGGCAAGTGACGTCGATACCATGTTCCTGATGGGCAATAGCTACGAGGCTGGCATGGCAGAGGAAACCCGCCAGGGGATCCTTGCCGCCGATGCGGCGAAGACTGCCGGGGTCGGGCATCTGATCTATTCATCCGTTGCCGATGCCGACAAGAAGACCGGCATCCCGCATTTCGAAAGCAAATATCTCGTCGAGCAGCATGTCGAGCGGCTCGGCATCCCCTACACGATCAGCGCACCGGTTGCCTTCATGGAGAATGTCGTCGCGCCGTGGTCGATCGGCACGCTCAGCCAAGGCACGCATGCCTTTGCGATGCCTGCCAAACGTGTCCTCCAGCTGGTCGCCCTGGCCGACATCGGAGCCTTCGTTGCCGCCCTGGCCGAGCGGCGCGAGCGCGTGTTCGGCAAGCGTTTCGATTTCGCCGGGGACGAATTGTCCGGCGAAGACCAGGCGAAGATCCTGTCGCAAGCCATTGGCCGCCCGATCGGCTACCACGAAATCCCGATCGCCGCGGCCCGCCAGCAGAGCGAGGATGCAGCACTCATGTTCGAGTGGTTCGACCGCGTCGGCTACGACGTCGATATCGCTGCCTTGCACAGGGATTTCCAGGAGGTCCGCTGGCACAGTTTTGCCGACTGGGCACGGGCGTTCGACTGGAACGTGCTTGTGCAGTCAGCCACCTGA